The Eubacteriaceae bacterium Marseille-Q4139 genome has a window encoding:
- a CDS encoding polyphosphate polymerase domain-containing protein gives MNHTFSVDRMEKKYCLTPVQKSLLFHRLSQVMELDGNGTQGGYLVRSVYFDSIYDNDYFDKVNGVEIRKKIRLRIYRPDQESVKLELKQKWGAAQRKKTMWIPRSLAEDMLCGEYGGLSGLGEALSDEIYSILELGAYRPKCIIEYHRAAFTERSNDIRITFDSDIRASASCGGFFRPDLSMLPLLNEPVLEVKYNGFLLSNIKQILDLADSSETSVSKYAMSRNLFL, from the coding sequence TTGAACCATACATTTTCCGTGGACCGCATGGAAAAAAAATACTGTCTTACGCCGGTACAAAAAAGCCTGCTGTTCCATCGTCTGTCACAGGTCATGGAACTTGACGGGAATGGTACCCAGGGTGGGTATCTGGTGCGTTCCGTATATTTCGACAGCATCTACGACAACGACTACTTTGACAAGGTAAACGGAGTGGAAATCCGCAAAAAAATACGGCTGCGGATCTATCGGCCTGACCAGGAAAGCGTCAAGCTGGAGCTGAAGCAGAAATGGGGCGCCGCCCAGAGGAAAAAAACCATGTGGATCCCGAGAAGCCTGGCGGAGGACATGCTCTGCGGGGAGTACGGCGGCCTGTCCGGACTGGGCGAGGCGTTATCTGATGAAATCTATTCCATCCTGGAACTTGGCGCCTATCGCCCGAAATGCATCATCGAGTACCATCGGGCTGCCTTTACGGAACGGAGCAACGACATCCGCATTACATTTGATTCCGATATCCGGGCTTCCGCCTCCTGCGGCGGATTTTTTCGACCGGATTTGTCTATGCTCCCGCTTCTTAATGAACCGGTTTTGGAGGTAAAATACAATGGTTTTCTCTTAAGTAACATCAAGCAGATCCTGGATCTGGCGGATTCTTCCGAGACCTCCGTCAGCAAGTACGCCATGTCCAGGAACCTGTTTTTATAG
- a CDS encoding nitrite/sulfite reductase, with amino-acid sequence MDIKNPELWKEDIKTFRERTAAFYSGEIDKMEYKSISGYYGSYAQRGGAKNMLRLRMPAGQVTKETLLFLAGIIEKYRIERLHFTTCQTIQLHDLDGQTAADIMEEALEHGIVTMGGGGDYPRNVMCSPLSGVEPGEYFDVQPWAKAAGEYMMQFLKAEKLPRKLKIGFSNSPENLTHATYRDLGFAARPDGTFDVYSAGGLGGMPKFGIRTAEGVKPEHVLYYVHAMWELFHAYGNYENRAKARTRFLPEALGGPDAYRKVFEAELSKVFSLGGELAVSLVPPVIAKVGAGDPPPGPRILPQKQAGLYTAVWHPIGGMPDREIFCRLCRAVQDMEAVEMRLSPDQTAYLINLTGAEAETVLSITTDSAESIFEMSVSCIGGSTCQTGPRDSQALLLSCMKAVREAGLSYDALPKIHISGCPSSCGTHQTGVMGFRGARKLADGKPQPAFTLYLGGNERQGFETMGKEIGTILQSEISAFLVELGKMAEESGLGFDAWRKENPGAIEALAEKYI; translated from the coding sequence ATGGATATAAAAAATCCGGAACTTTGGAAAGAAGACATCAAAACATTCCGGGAAAGAACCGCGGCGTTTTACTCCGGTGAAATAGACAAAATGGAATACAAAAGCATTTCCGGCTACTACGGAAGCTATGCCCAGAGGGGCGGGGCAAAAAACATGCTGCGGCTTCGGATGCCGGCCGGGCAGGTCACGAAGGAAACGCTTCTCTTTCTCGCCGGGATTATCGAAAAGTACCGAATTGAACGGCTTCATTTCACCACCTGCCAGACAATCCAGCTTCATGACCTGGACGGCCAGACGGCTGCCGACATCATGGAGGAGGCGCTGGAACATGGGATTGTCACTATGGGCGGCGGCGGGGATTACCCGAGAAACGTGATGTGTTCGCCCTTATCCGGCGTGGAACCTGGCGAATATTTTGACGTCCAGCCCTGGGCGAAGGCGGCCGGGGAGTATATGATGCAGTTTCTAAAGGCGGAAAAGCTCCCGAGGAAGCTAAAAATCGGCTTTTCCAATTCCCCGGAAAACCTGACCCACGCCACATACCGCGACCTGGGCTTTGCAGCCAGGCCGGACGGGACGTTCGACGTGTACAGTGCCGGCGGTCTGGGCGGCATGCCGAAGTTCGGAATCCGGACGGCAGAGGGCGTGAAGCCGGAACACGTTCTTTATTATGTGCATGCCATGTGGGAGCTGTTTCATGCATACGGGAATTACGAAAACCGGGCGAAGGCCAGGACACGCTTCCTTCCGGAGGCCCTGGGCGGCCCGGACGCTTACAGGAAGGTATTTGAGGCGGAGCTTTCAAAGGTCTTTTCTTTGGGCGGGGAGCTTGCGGTTTCCCTTGTGCCGCCGGTGATTGCAAAGGTCGGGGCCGGAGACCCGCCGCCCGGCCCCCGGATTCTTCCCCAAAAGCAGGCAGGCCTTTACACAGCTGTCTGGCATCCCATCGGCGGCATGCCGGACAGGGAGATTTTCTGCCGGCTGTGCCGCGCCGTACAGGACATGGAAGCCGTGGAGATGCGCCTTTCCCCGGATCAGACGGCTTACCTCATCAACCTGACGGGAGCGGAGGCAGAAACCGTCCTGTCCATCACAACGGACAGCGCGGAAAGCATATTTGAAATGTCCGTGAGCTGCATTGGCGGAAGTACCTGCCAGACAGGGCCAAGGGATTCCCAGGCGCTCCTTTTATCCTGCATGAAGGCAGTGCGGGAAGCCGGGCTTTCGTATGATGCCCTGCCAAAGATTCACATTTCTGGCTGCCCGTCCTCCTGCGGCACCCACCAGACCGGCGTCATGGGATTTCGCGGCGCCAGAAAGCTGGCGGACGGAAAGCCTCAGCCGGCGTTCACGCTGTATCTGGGAGGCAACGAGCGCCAGGGCTTCGAGACCATGGGAAAGGAAATCGGGACAATTCTCCAGTCGGAAATCTCGGCCTTTCTCGTGGAACTGGGGAAAATGGCAGAAGAAAGCGGCCTTGGCTTTGACGCCTGGAGGAAGGAAAATCCTGGCGCCATCGAAGCCCTCGCGGAAAAATATATATAA
- a CDS encoding YitT family protein, which yields MKMLQKAEIRRAAARYGLLLLGTAILSFGLYNVHSQSQITEGGVFGLQLLFQHWFHISPSITGPVMDIACYLAAWKLLGGGFIKNAVIASLGYSFFYSLHERTGHLLPYMGDKPLLAAVLGGLFVGVGVGLIVRSGGASGGDDALALILNKLTKVKLEKCYLATDVVVLMLSLSYISPMNIACSLVTVSISSFLIGKLYGDREEEETPEQKKRKAAVGMAGAVPEK from the coding sequence ATGAAAATGCTGCAAAAAGCAGAGATTCGGCGGGCGGCAGCCCGGTACGGCCTTCTCCTGCTTGGAACAGCCATCCTGTCGTTCGGCCTTTATAATGTACACAGCCAGAGCCAGATTACCGAGGGCGGCGTCTTCGGGCTCCAGCTTCTCTTTCAGCACTGGTTTCATATTTCGCCGAGCATCACCGGGCCGGTGATGGACATCGCCTGCTATCTGGCGGCCTGGAAGCTTTTAGGCGGCGGATTCATAAAAAATGCCGTGATTGCAAGTCTGGGGTATTCCTTTTTTTATTCGCTTCACGAACGGACAGGGCACCTTCTGCCTTACATGGGCGACAAACCGCTTCTGGCGGCAGTCCTCGGCGGCCTGTTTGTCGGTGTCGGTGTCGGCCTCATCGTCCGGTCAGGCGGTGCTTCCGGAGGAGACGATGCGCTGGCGCTGATTTTAAACAAACTGACGAAGGTGAAGCTGGAAAAATGCTACCTCGCTACGGACGTTGTAGTGCTGATGCTTTCCTTAAGCTACATTTCTCCGATGAACATCGCCTGTTCCCTCGTCACGGTGAGCATTTCCTCTTTCCTGATCGGAAAGCTGTACGGCGACAGGGAGGAAGAGGAGACTCCGGAACAAAAGAAAAGAAAGGCCGCGGTCGGCATGGCCGGTGCAGTGCCGGAAAAATAG
- a CDS encoding glycoside hydrolase family 5 protein: protein MRKHYRAYNRSPFSLLMFAAVLVLAAAVLFLVRRQGALSGSVDALMAENRRLQEQESAMEAEIDALRRKKKLGRLSVEGTELLGPDGTPVRLKGISSHGLAWYPEYTNYRALKTIKGYGANVFRIALYPDQNDGYLEEPELNQKLLYQAVENSLAAGLYTIIDWHVLQDENPNRHLDEALAVFEETAKHYGDEPGILYEICNEPNGDTTYEDIAEYAGQVIPVIRKYAPNAVILVGTPGYCTSLSEAIRSPLPYENLMYTYHYYAGVSDCEFAVEEILRGLENGLPVFISEWGIDSHVQENGAWEETDVFLDFLDAQNLSWVNWSLCNKDEGYSLIGHEETGVSGWTLDELTPSGRYVVGRLQETGNVSETMLWGLRAQEMAWIAFAVMGLF from the coding sequence GTGAGGAAGCATTACAGAGCGTATAACCGCAGTCCATTTTCCCTTCTGATGTTTGCCGCTGTCCTGGTTCTGGCTGCCGCAGTCCTTTTTCTGGTCAGACGGCAGGGCGCTTTATCCGGATCCGTGGATGCCCTGATGGCAGAAAACCGCAGGCTCCAGGAACAGGAGTCTGCCATGGAAGCCGAAATCGACGCCCTCCGCCGCAAAAAAAAGCTGGGCCGCTTATCCGTAGAGGGCACCGAGCTTCTCGGCCCGGACGGAACCCCCGTAAGGTTAAAGGGCATCAGCAGCCACGGCCTCGCATGGTATCCGGAATACACCAACTACCGCGCTTTAAAAACCATAAAGGGCTATGGCGCCAATGTTTTCCGAATTGCCCTTTATCCGGATCAAAACGACGGATATCTGGAGGAACCGGAGCTGAATCAGAAGCTTTTATACCAGGCCGTCGAAAATTCCCTCGCAGCCGGGCTCTACACCATCATTGACTGGCATGTGCTTCAGGACGAGAATCCCAACAGGCATCTTGATGAGGCTCTCGCCGTCTTTGAGGAAACAGCAAAGCATTACGGTGATGAGCCTGGGATTCTCTACGAAATCTGCAACGAGCCAAACGGCGATACCACCTATGAAGACATCGCAGAATATGCAGGCCAGGTAATTCCCGTCATTCGGAAATACGCGCCGAACGCCGTGATTCTCGTTGGCACGCCGGGGTACTGCACCTCTCTTTCCGAGGCCATACGCTCCCCCCTTCCGTATGAGAACCTCATGTACACCTACCACTACTATGCCGGCGTATCGGACTGTGAATTTGCCGTCGAGGAAATCCTGCGCGGCCTGGAAAACGGCCTGCCTGTCTTCATCAGCGAGTGGGGCATCGACAGCCATGTCCAGGAGAACGGCGCATGGGAAGAGACGGATGTATTCCTGGATTTTCTGGACGCGCAGAACCTCAGTTGGGTGAACTGGTCGCTCTGCAACAAAGACGAGGGATATTCCCTGATTGGGCATGAAGAGACAGGGGTATCCGGCTGGACGTTAGACGAGCTGACCCCCTCCGGAAGATACGTCGTGGGACGGCTTCAGGAGACGGGGAACGTATCTGAAACGATGCTTTGGGGACTTCGGGCGCAGGAAATGGCCTGGATCGCGTTTGCGGTGATGGGGCTTTTTTGA
- a CDS encoding glycosyltransferase produces the protein MSKRKLWFWLMTVTSVIYIGWRFFFTLPLENGIVALIAGIALFAAELISMLEAVIHYICMSRDKEPDLPSVPAEDFPHVDVLIATHSEETELLFKTVNGCKHMEYPDKSKVHIYLCDDGNRPEAAQLAEDMGIGYLPLTDNKLAKAGNLNNALSHTDSPLVVTFDADMIPRSNFLMETVPYFFLPKMIKEDGVWRKRTEEEIDPDYKIGFVQTPQSFYNPDLFQFNFFAERNIPNEQDYFFKEVNVGRNGSNSVIYAGSNTVISREALDEVGGIHTGTITEDFATGIDIQAKGYTCIGTKKVLASGLAPNDFPTLLRQRQRWGRGCVQTVRSLKFWFGSLPILSKLSYFACLLYWWTFLRRIVYILSPILFSVFGVLVVRTDLFGILCIWLPSYLIYNHSLRLLSGKIRDQKWSNIVDTILCPYMILPILAETLGIRMKKFVVTSKEKTASRGTKILYAVPHMILLAATAAGIYFSVTSIMLYRSFLGIVVLFWLCMNAYFLIMAVLFMLGRINYRKSERFYAEIPISFQSGDEEVQGMTCDISEHGFAFRLDFPEFLDGVCSFTIRDKKWQASVKGQIVHVSRDRDKWKYCVKLEPLSLQEKQDYNQIVFDRFPTLASEIRTTAVKDLVILFKRKIAAPMQSHRKYPRILLNCEVTAEDGSKVKVIDYNYRYVTTEEPLSDSKLHLDFGGKTLLLKKADQTNASRKNLYEVTNWEQVSASREIKAALKKMMGELPREEALQSV, from the coding sequence ATGAGCAAACGAAAACTATGGTTTTGGCTGATGACAGTCACCTCTGTCATCTACATTGGCTGGAGATTTTTCTTCACCCTTCCTTTAGAAAACGGCATCGTCGCACTGATTGCCGGTATCGCTCTGTTTGCGGCGGAGCTTATCAGCATGCTGGAGGCAGTCATCCACTATATCTGCATGAGCCGCGATAAGGAGCCGGATCTGCCGTCCGTCCCCGCAGAGGACTTCCCCCATGTGGATGTCCTGATCGCAACCCACAGCGAGGAGACAGAGCTTCTCTTTAAAACCGTAAACGGCTGCAAGCACATGGAGTATCCAGATAAATCCAAGGTACATATCTATCTCTGTGACGACGGGAACCGGCCGGAAGCTGCACAGCTTGCTGAGGATATGGGCATCGGCTATCTTCCGCTGACAGACAATAAACTGGCGAAAGCTGGAAACTTAAACAACGCGCTGTCCCATACAGATTCGCCGCTTGTTGTAACCTTCGATGCTGACATGATTCCGAGGAGCAATTTCCTCATGGAGACCGTCCCATATTTCTTCCTGCCCAAAATGATTAAGGAAGATGGTGTCTGGAGAAAAAGAACAGAGGAAGAAATCGACCCGGATTATAAGATCGGCTTCGTCCAGACTCCGCAGAGCTTTTATAACCCCGATCTGTTCCAGTTTAATTTCTTTGCCGAAAGAAACATTCCAAATGAACAGGATTATTTCTTTAAAGAAGTAAACGTCGGGCGAAACGGCAGCAATTCCGTGATTTATGCCGGCTCCAATACCGTGATTTCCAGGGAGGCCCTGGATGAGGTCGGCGGAATCCACACCGGCACCATTACGGAAGACTTTGCAACCGGCATCGACATTCAGGCAAAGGGCTATACCTGCATCGGCACGAAAAAAGTTCTGGCTTCCGGCCTGGCACCCAACGACTTTCCGACACTGCTCAGACAACGCCAGAGATGGGGACGTGGATGCGTGCAGACAGTACGCAGCCTCAAATTTTGGTTCGGCAGCCTCCCCATTTTGTCCAAGTTAAGCTACTTTGCATGTTTGCTGTACTGGTGGACATTTTTGCGGAGAATTGTGTATATTTTATCCCCCATTCTATTCTCTGTATTTGGCGTCCTGGTCGTCAGGACGGATTTGTTCGGCATCCTGTGCATCTGGCTTCCGTCTTATTTGATTTATAACCATTCTCTCCGCCTCCTGTCGGGGAAAATCCGCGATCAGAAGTGGAGCAATATCGTCGATACCATTCTCTGCCCCTACATGATTCTTCCGATTCTGGCAGAGACCCTGGGGATCCGGATGAAAAAATTTGTTGTGACCTCCAAGGAAAAGACTGCATCGAGAGGCACAAAAATCCTTTACGCCGTCCCGCACATGATCCTGCTTGCGGCAACGGCGGCCGGAATCTATTTCAGCGTGACTTCCATCATGCTGTATCGGAGCTTTCTTGGGATTGTTGTTCTGTTCTGGCTGTGCATGAACGCGTATTTCCTCATCATGGCCGTGCTTTTCATGCTGGGAAGAATCAACTACCGGAAATCCGAGCGGTTTTATGCGGAAATTCCCATCAGTTTCCAGAGTGGGGATGAAGAAGTCCAGGGAATGACCTGCGACATCTCCGAGCATGGTTTCGCCTTCCGACTGGACTTCCCGGAGTTTTTGGACGGCGTATGCAGCTTTACAATCCGGGACAAAAAATGGCAGGCCTCCGTAAAAGGACAGATTGTCCATGTTTCCAGAGACCGTGACAAATGGAAATACTGCGTCAAGCTGGAGCCGCTGTCCTTGCAGGAAAAGCAGGATTACAATCAGATTGTTTTTGACAGATTCCCGACGCTTGCCTCGGAAATCAGGACCACGGCCGTAAAGGATCTGGTAATCCTGTTCAAACGGAAAATAGCCGCGCCCATGCAGTCCCACCGGAAATATCCGCGCATCCTGTTAAACTGCGAGGTGACTGCTGAAGACGGCAGCAAGGTAAAAGTCATTGACTACAACTACCGTTACGTAACAACTGAAGAGCCTCTTTCCGACTCGAAGCTTCACCTGGATTTCGGCGGAAAAACGCTTCTTTTGAAAAAAGCCGATCAGACGAATGCGTCAAGGAAAAATCTCTATGAGGTGACAAACTGGGAACAGGTATCTGCCTCCCGTGAGATAAAAGCTGCACTGAAAAAAATGATGGGAGAGCTGCCGCGTGAGGAAGCATTACAGAGCGTATAA
- a CDS encoding DUF4956 domain-containing protein has product MKNFIMQYSQDVVQELSVQQIILNMAVALAVGLVIYLSYRFSHSGAIYSARFNVSLLMMTLITTMIMNVIGNNIALSLGMVGALSIVRFRTAIKDSRDTAYIFWCIAVGICCGVSYYALAAIGTGMIFLVMLVMGSVKSNDRYLLIIDADGEEFSREIEETVLVQYKGKAVLRVANISKGQAEYIYELTSRVIAESGQNETSPITMLRRIAGVQRVNLVCQNEEMSR; this is encoded by the coding sequence ATGAAGAACTTTATTATGCAGTATTCGCAGGATGTCGTACAGGAGCTGTCAGTCCAGCAGATTATTTTAAACATGGCCGTTGCACTGGCCGTGGGGCTTGTCATTTACCTTTCCTATCGTTTTTCCCACTCCGGGGCCATATACAGCGCAAGATTCAATGTGTCGCTGTTAATGATGACCCTGATTACCACCATGATTATGAACGTCATCGGCAACAACATTGCCCTGTCCCTTGGCATGGTCGGCGCTCTCTCCATCGTCCGCTTCCGCACCGCCATTAAGGATTCCCGCGATACGGCGTATATTTTCTGGTGCATTGCCGTAGGAATCTGCTGCGGCGTGTCTTACTATGCGCTGGCAGCCATCGGAACCGGTATGATTTTCTTAGTCATGCTCGTCATGGGAAGCGTAAAATCAAATGACAGGTACCTGCTGATTATTGATGCCGACGGAGAGGAATTTTCCCGGGAAATCGAAGAAACGGTTCTTGTGCAGTACAAGGGGAAAGCCGTCTTACGGGTCGCAAATATCTCAAAAGGACAGGCGGAGTATATTTACGAGCTCACGTCCAGGGTCATTGCAGAAAGCGGTCAGAATGAGACGAGTCCCATCACCATGCTTCGCAGGATCGCGGGAGTCCAGCGCGTCAATCTTGTGTGCCAGAATGAGGAGATGAGCAGATAA
- a CDS encoding CotH kinase family protein, whose amino-acid sequence MRRREREISAAVIAFLFFCGFLWSRFQKEVYTFPQMPEPVSGETADLSEKAIAADESFDPNIRPSATGWTNFRDKKILVDETFSSNLPLVVIDTGDQEPKRGVVWDGEKDYYVSTGEDPYAYGEIFVIDNPEGTNSPKDSASVHSLCKLKIRGNSSGNYDKKQYLLKLIDEDGKPESRNILEMGGDNEWILNVSFIDKSLLRNYLAYTTAGEFMPFTPDAKYCEVLWKDGTQYRYEGVYLMLESIKEGKHRVDLPAYSDNGTVTPALLRRDRYNVNGIMLENYATERQLTSGYLDIEYPKKDVITKKGIQNVTEQVSRFERALYSENWKDFVQYRAYIDMDSFVDYFIVNEFFLNYDAGYNSTYIYMDYSGKLYMGPVWDFDQAMDNNATEIANLQTTAFHSAPWFDRLLQDPIFTEMIIERYAELRSSILSDASIRAFTESVIEYLGPAIDRDWARWGYYYTDGNYLSTRMPDGSNRNTQTHREETEKILSVLSQHGAWMDERLDSLYQFKKITLEEAKAQLAGQSVNYSPALAVLFIAVFQISVILVIKYDNES is encoded by the coding sequence ATGCGCCGGAGAGAGAGGGAAATCTCCGCCGCCGTCATCGCCTTTCTGTTTTTCTGCGGCTTTCTTTGGAGCCGGTTTCAGAAAGAGGTTTACACCTTTCCTCAGATGCCGGAGCCGGTTTCCGGGGAAACGGCAGATCTCAGCGAAAAAGCCATTGCAGCGGATGAGTCCTTTGATCCCAATATCCGGCCGTCTGCAACCGGCTGGACAAACTTCCGTGACAAAAAAATCCTTGTTGACGAGACGTTTTCCAGTAATCTCCCATTGGTGGTGATTGACACCGGAGATCAGGAGCCAAAAAGAGGCGTTGTGTGGGACGGAGAAAAAGATTACTATGTCTCCACCGGCGAAGACCCTTATGCCTACGGGGAAATTTTCGTCATTGACAATCCGGAGGGAACCAATTCCCCCAAAGACTCTGCATCCGTCCATTCTCTGTGTAAGCTGAAGATACGCGGAAATTCATCGGGAAACTATGATAAAAAGCAGTATCTTTTAAAGCTCATTGACGAAGATGGAAAACCGGAAAGCCGGAACATTCTTGAGATGGGCGGGGACAATGAATGGATTTTAAATGTCTCCTTCATTGATAAATCCCTGCTGAGGAACTATCTGGCCTATACGACCGCCGGTGAATTTATGCCGTTTACCCCGGATGCAAAATACTGCGAGGTTTTATGGAAAGACGGGACGCAGTATCGGTATGAAGGCGTATATCTGATGTTAGAAAGCATCAAGGAGGGAAAGCACCGTGTTGACCTGCCGGCGTATTCTGACAACGGAACCGTGACTCCTGCGCTTCTTCGCCGGGATCGGTACAATGTCAATGGAATTATGCTGGAAAACTATGCGACCGAGCGGCAGCTCACTTCCGGATACCTGGACATCGAATATCCAAAGAAAGATGTCATTACCAAAAAGGGCATTCAAAACGTCACGGAACAGGTCAGCCGATTTGAACGTGCGCTGTATTCTGAAAACTGGAAGGACTTTGTTCAGTACCGGGCATATATCGACATGGATTCTTTTGTTGACTATTTTATTGTAAACGAATTTTTCCTGAACTACGATGCCGGATACAATTCCACCTATATTTACATGGATTACAGCGGTAAGCTGTATATGGGGCCGGTATGGGATTTCGATCAGGCCATGGACAACAATGCCACAGAAATTGCCAATCTCCAGACGACGGCTTTCCACTCGGCGCCATGGTTTGACAGACTTCTTCAGGATCCCATTTTCACGGAAATGATTATCGAGCGGTATGCCGAACTGAGATCGTCCATCCTTTCCGATGCATCCATCCGGGCCTTTACCGAATCAGTCATCGAATACCTCGGTCCGGCCATCGACCGGGACTGGGCGCGGTGGGGATACTACTACACAGACGGCAATTACCTGAGTACCAGAATGCCGGACGGCTCCAACCGCAACACGCAGACACACCGGGAAGAAACAGAAAAAATATTGAGCGTACTTTCCCAGCACGGCGCATGGATGGACGAACGGCTGGACAGCCTGTACCAGTTCAAAAAAATAACTCTGGAAGAGGCAAAGGCACAGCTCGCAGGCCAGTCTGTTAATTACAGCCCCGCGCTGGCCGTTCTCTTCATCGCAGTTTTTCAGATTTCCGTGATCCTGGTCATCAAATACGACAATGAATCATAA
- a CDS encoding tyrosine-type recombinase/integrase yields MNTHSHPKLLSSERIASYLTYLRQQERSEKTIQKYAHDLTSCAVSLSGCEITRERLIAWKESLIQTHSSSSVNAALAAVNGFLAFFHWHDLKIKPLKIQRQLFCDAERELSRSEYLRLVGAAKTRGNERISLVLQTICSTGIRVSELRFITAEAVRSGRTEVACKGKRRTVFLPEKLRKPLKRYLKKQKRTTGPVFVTKSGRPLDRSNIWRDMKALCGNAGVSPKKVFPHNLRHLFARTFYSIEKDLSRLADILGHTNISTTRIYTMESGTAHVRLLNQMGLILTT; encoded by the coding sequence ATGAATACCCACTCTCATCCCAAACTCCTGTCTTCCGAGAGAATCGCAAGTTATCTCACCTATCTTCGCCAGCAGGAGCGCTCCGAAAAGACGATTCAGAAATATGCTCATGACCTGACTTCCTGCGCTGTCTCCCTTTCCGGATGCGAAATTACGCGGGAGCGTCTGATCGCATGGAAGGAATCCCTGATTCAAACCCATTCTTCTTCCAGCGTCAACGCCGCCCTTGCGGCTGTCAATGGTTTTCTGGCCTTTTTTCACTGGCACGATCTGAAAATCAAGCCATTGAAAATACAGAGGCAGCTTTTCTGCGACGCCGAGCGGGAATTAAGCCGAAGTGAATACCTGCGTCTGGTCGGAGCCGCCAAAACCCGCGGCAATGAACGCATATCTCTGGTTCTCCAGACTATTTGCAGCACTGGAATCCGTGTATCGGAGCTTCGTTTCATTACAGCCGAAGCTGTCCGCTCAGGGCGGACGGAAGTGGCCTGCAAGGGAAAGCGGCGCACCGTTTTTCTGCCGGAAAAACTTAGAAAGCCGTTAAAACGCTATCTGAAAAAACAAAAAAGAACGACCGGGCCTGTGTTCGTGACAAAAAGCGGCAGGCCGTTAGATCGTTCAAATATCTGGAGAGATATGAAAGCCTTGTGCGGCAACGCAGGCGTAAGCCCCAAAAAGGTCTTCCCCCACAATCTGCGCCATCTGTTCGCCCGCACCTTCTATTCCATAGAAAAGGATTTATCCCGGCTGGCCGACATTCTTGGCCACACCAACATTTCAACTACGAGAATTTATACCATGGAAAGCGGAACGGCACACGTAAGGCTTTTGAATCAGATGGGTTTGATCCTTACCACATAA